The Megalobrama amblycephala isolate DHTTF-2021 linkage group LG16, ASM1881202v1, whole genome shotgun sequence genome includes the window GAATGACAAattatttctgtgccaaaaattCTCTTCCAAATCCTTAGAGGATTTGGGGTCTTTTTTCGAGTATGGGCCTGAGTGACATAAACGGGGGTGGAGTTCCTTGTACGGGCACTTCTCCCAGAAGGGCGCGCACACCCCCCCCGACCAGAGCAtgagagcaagagcacgcccgTCAACGCATGTTCGGTTTTACGGTAGTCGTCAGCAGCGCTGCACAGGTCACAGGTCTTcacaaaatcaacaatgtcaccaaagtagtgtgtttttggttgtgagggaaagataaccttccTTCCCAAAGAAGCCGGTGTTAAGTGGATCTGAGATTTTTGTGGTTACGTAAtacattgatgcgctctcgatatttgttattaaaataaccatagaaacttgatagttgcaatcactttttattggttaaaatgaatggagaatatcttgtgtttttttttccgtGGCTGTTCAAGCCCTCAGGATCGGCtcttatggtttcataaacaaggcccaggTCTACACTGGATTTACAGCTCGTTttaaactgaaagatggagcggtcacagaaataatgatcccggtcatgaTTTGGAACCtcaggtggtgagtaaaactgcttcaaatgtctgttttattgGCAATAGGCgcctaagtgcatataatgtaaacaacacaaacgtaGCGAATTCATAAATTTGTTATTCATCACTCACTATActctatattcattatagtgattcaaaagttatccagggataatgtgatggtgtattgtgtgtgtttaaatacatctgtttagctgaccattgatagcttgcagacGATCTTTACACAATAGCTGTGCATGCTTGTGATAACTCATCATTCCATCTCCGCTCTCACGTCACGCCTCAGCTGTTTTTGGAAATACTTGGTACagcgtatgtatcttttataaatatgataaaactaaagactttttggagatatgaaggatgcactactactctataggcACTCGAGATTAACacgagattggcagaaactgtgtgtgatccCCACCCCACCCTTAAATGTTCTGACCTCTGTCCTTACTGTCATGCTCACTGAATATTAATTCAGAATTCTTACCAGATTTGAAGTATGGAGCCTGTACTGAGACCTGCACAACAATTTCCACCCCATCCACTTTGCTCTGAGGAGGTGCAATTAGGTAGATGAGCCCTCCCCACAGATTCCTGACCTGGaccatttgtttgtttaagGGGAATCGCTCATGGACCACAGGAGCCCGTTTCAGGTTGTTTGCTCCACCAATGTTATCTGTCTGGCAACCAAGCTGCACCTATATAGAGTATCTCCTCATGTTAATAACATGCTCTCCAAGCCCTATGAGCAATAAAGTTGTTTCTAGAATGACAAGTATATTACATGCAGCACTATTCCTTTATTGGAAACATGTAATGTATATAGACTAATGATTACCTGCCAATTTTTCCCAACAATCTCTGGAGGTATTTCTATGAACGTCTTCATACCAGGAGAAAGATATAAGCCTGTGCTAATCCATTCTTCGTTAGCTGAAACATAGTGATCAGAAATTGTAAAACTTAAACAAGGAATAACATTTTCCTTCTGCATTTGGCAAGAAACCTTTCGTACCTGCAGTGTTTGCACTGATCCGGACTCTCGCATTAGACACAGTGGGCAAGTCAGGTCTGTCCTTGATGATGTATGGAAGAAGGGCATCAGGATTAGGCGACACTTTGTATACCTCAGTCCCAACGTGGAGCATCAGGTGGTCTTTGGCACTCTCAACAGGACAATTACTGCACACCTGTGGAACACCTACCTTCTTCACTATGTCAGTAAGAAGTGCGAGCACTGAAGTGTAAGTGGCACTGTCTTGAGAACACATACGAAGGTAATTTGCACAGTCGCAGCCCAGCTGCTTCAAGCAGCTTTGTTCATGATCAGTCAGTTCTTGATCCTGGCTTACATGTTTGACAAATCGTTGCAGCATCCTACGAAAGTGGTACCCCTCTCTACACCTGTGCTCTATTTCTGGGGCCTCATATAACCCTCCACCTAAGGTGTTGTCTAAGAGGCTCAATCCCATCTTGTTAAGAATGTGATTTCCTGGGCATTCGGTCATCACATTACAGCCAGGGTGGGTCTGGGCCCAATACCAGGCATGACCCCCAACCAGAAGACCTCCACCTTCCGCAACAAATTCTTGGATCTCTGCACACTGGTCATCACTGTAGGAAGTGCAGACGTAGACGCTCAGATCTTCTCTGAAGCCAGTCAACTGGCAATCTAAACCTGATTCGCTCAGTACCGCGTGGGCTGCTTCGAGGCTGGGTAGGATCCCAATAACACCCGTCCGACCCTCATCAAGCCACTTGATAGCATTGATCATGAATGTGGACAGAGAGTCCCGGCCCAGGTAGGTTTCATGGGATACCAGAATTACTCGACCTTGTCCATAATAGGCACCAGCAATGAATGCTTTTTCAGCCGGAGTGACCGCAATGGGAAACGCTAATGGTCCATGCACCATCACCTCAGATGCTAAAGCCTCTCCTTGGGTGTCAAACTCGGGCACACCTTGTAACAGGAACTCTAGATCATCTTTGAAATCTTTTCCTATTCTGAAAAAAGACAAGACAGATGGTGAAACGCATGGTTTGTTAAAGAATGGgtaaaaagcaaaaatgtatGCTGAACTTACGATACAGCAAGCCAACTAGAAGGGATATTTCTCGGAACAGGAAATTTGCCAACTTCTCCTGGGTGTTCAGAGAAATAAATTCCTGCAACACTGCACACCTTGTTTCCTGGGAAGTTCCTTAAAGTGTTTTCTTGTGGATGGTGATAAGACCAATTCCAGGCTTGGCCAGCAATGATCAAACCACCTCCAGCTTTAAGGAAAGCAATCAGATCCTTTGCACAGTTCTCGACACTGTAAGCATCTGTGATATATATAGCTAATCCATCCCGAAAGTCTCCTAGCTCTGTCTTGATAGGGTAGCTGTTCAAGTTGTCAGCTACTGAACGTAAACTCCCCTTGATCCCTACAATGCCAGCATCACTGGTACATGGCATGAGCCACATTAGGACATTCTCTATGAGGCTAGGAAAGCGTGTTAGGTATTCCTCATGTCCCAACACCACTATACGTCCTTGACCGTAATGAGATGCAGCCATCAGCACCTGACCTCTTGGATTCATAGCAAGTGGAAAGGCATGTTCACCTATTAGTACAAGATTGCTGGGCACTGCTTTCCCTTGGAAATCAAGCTCCTGCAGCCCAGACATGAGAGTGTAGTAGTCCTGTTCGCATGCCATGGTGGACTACTTCTGTTTAGTAAGTGAATTCAAATCAATCACTCTTAACTAACAATCAGTTGTACAGGGTCTGAACACTGGGTTTGTTCAACCAGAGCTTCTGCATGCAGAAAAACAATTCTGATTGGTTTTCAGTCCTACACAAAGACAGAAAAtgagaagaggaaaaaaaagaaataaagtagcaattatttataaaaaaatactaaaattttaaaattatattgctTAATATACTATACAAAAATCTGATATAAACAATTTAAACTTTACATCCCATCCCAGTTGTGACTacatatgtaaaatacaaacaCTCACCTTTATCTGTAGATAAACAGCAAAATCCctagagttaaatcaactctgctcagagtacaattggtccctctctaaatagtgttaaaataacactgaagcagagtaaATGTtcatgagataattaagcaattatttaagtgatgattgagcattaatgatgaacGCCTGTttttaacaagcagaatcactgaagaaaagagaaacacaagaactacaactgacttcagccacagccttagataaaatcaactgaagataaacatcatgaaatctctgaagatctgattaaacaactccacaaacagcattaccagcttcgcttattactaaccagactgactttatttctgtcacacatctACAGgagctcttattgagaattaacagaggtttagatgttgatgtcttattgaaaatgtttggtttgagGTCACTTTAAATGGTCCATTTAAATGATCAATACAACCCATAAAGTTTTACACTTGCCGAAAAGTGATTACAGCCTCTATTTATTGAGTTAACTGTTCTTTCTGCCTCAAAAGGACTTAATTTCATTCATGGTTGTTATTTTTGACAGATAGTAGCTCATTTAGTCATTTTACACTTGCCGAAAAGTGATTACAGCCTCTATTTATTGAGTGAACTGTTCTTTCTGCCTCAAAATGACTTGATTTCATTCATGAGGGTTATATTTGACAGATTCTAGTTCattcagttatttttaattggTAAAAGTAGTCATTTTGAGGCAGAAAGAACAGTTCACTCAATAAAGAGGCTGTAATCACTTTTCAGCAagtgtaaaactgcattttatGGGTTGTATTGACCATTTAAAGGTAGTTCAACCGGTACAAACAACTGAATGAACTATAGTTTGTCAAATATAACCCTCGTGAATGAAATCAAGTCATTTTGAGGCAGAACAGTTCACTCAATAAGTAAAGGCTGTAATCACTTTTTGGCAagtgtaaaactgcattttatGGGTTTTATTTACCATTTAAAAGGTATTTCAACAGGTAAAAAGGACTGGATTGTTTGTCACAAAGCAAGTAAAATAGGCCTCTGTTATAATCACGTAAAAATCATGCTCGATTAAGCAATAAACggcaaattaattaaattaatacatttaattaatccGTTACAGGAAAAGTTCAGCTCCATCTGCGAGCCCCGTGATCTGAGTCTCCGCCCTGCCTCAGCACGAGCCGAACCACCAAGCCCAGATGCTGAACTCTCTTCTCTTGAGAAGAGACCCAGACGAGACGCACAGATTGTGTGTGATCTAGTGTCAGATAGCGAGGACACGGATCCACACACTTAATAATCTTCTCTGTGCACTTCATTTTACCATGATAGTGCTTCAAACAAGACAGTCCCTGAAGACAATTAGAGGATGACATGTTGTTTGGGCACCCCTTATATACAGGCAGGCGCATTGTTATGATGTCATGGGCTGTTGCCGGTCAATATGATatcgaaaacctaggtagctgacTTGCTGCCTCACTGCCTTATCAAGCAATGCCTTGTAAggcagcatttgtgcatgaaggcacttGATGAAACGGATTTGCGAACAGACTTCTGCGGCAGCATaagagtttaatgatctacCGCAATATAGcgtgagctttggtgagaactaaacaaatatataattactacagtagtaatttctctctagaaatgacatcaaaagtggaaaatgttggtcaaaaatgtacatttagaCACAAACTGGCCAGcgaacgcaactttcggacgccatctttatttttctagctcaactgtcacagaatggaaagcacaggattgtgggatatcaaaggcagctaaggatacatctatgatgccttcaaaaatcaatcagatgaaggtatctcaggaaatAGGAAGTGAAGCTAAATTTGAATTCggatgtgccttgatgccttcctaccttgaaatgtgtcctctgaaggcagcattttccagttttcggacacagccattgttgagATTGGCCCTGcattccattcggaagggctcatccctatgccataataaatattacagtagtatagaaaaataatatacatacatttataggtaaaatcgaactcctaacctcctgtGCCCATTCTGTGACCTCAAACAACATCTCtatgcaaaggatcatggggacCCGAAGTGTACCTCAGTTGTatccttcgaaatccttcattgcGGAAGGACCTTTGAAGTGGCcggttttgagcacttcggtttggaatgacccttcaatatggcggctatgattattttcactccgaagtgcccttcagagggcgatatatcccattTGGAATATATGTTGTTGTTCCTTTCCAATGCTGAATTTTCTATTTGTATACAATGTACAGTGTTTCTGTGACTGTCAAAATCATGTAAATATACAAGCGTGGAGTGTTACTTTACCCGCAGTTAAAAGTGGTGTTTAGAACGACGATAACCTGGGGTtaagtgcagtgtgaaaagccttATGAATTGCttgcctttttaaaaaaataaaaaaataaaaattagcctTATGAATTGCttgcctttttaaaaaaaaaaaaaaaattaaactgaacATGATTGA containing:
- the LOC125248802 gene encoding TRPM8 channel-associated factor homolog, which codes for MACEQDYYTLMSGLQELDFQGKAVPSNLVLIGEHAFPLAMNPRGQVLMAASHYGQGRIVVLGHEEYLTRFPSLIENVLMWLMPCTSDAGIVGIKGSLRSVADNLNSYPIKTELGDFRDGLAIYITDAYSVENCAKDLIAFLKAGGGLIIAGQAWNWSYHHPQENTLRNFPGNKVCSVAGIYFSEHPGEVGKFPVPRNIPSSWLAVSIGKDFKDDLEFLLQGVPEFDTQGEALASEVMVHGPLAFPIAVTPAEKAFIAGAYYGQGRVILVSHETYLGRDSLSTFMINAIKWLDEGRTGVIGILPSLEAAHAVLSESGLDCQLTGFREDLSVYVCTSYSDDQCAEIQEFVAEGGGLLVGGHAWYWAQTHPGCNVMTECPGNHILNKMGLSLLDNTLGGGLYEAPEIEHRCREGYHFRRMLQRFVKHVSQDQELTDHEQSCLKQLGCDCANYLRMCSQDSATYTSVLALLTDIVKKVGVPQVCSNCPVESAKDHLMLHVGTEVYKVSPNPDALLPYIIKDRPDLPTVSNARVRISANTAANEEWISTGLYLSPGMKTFIEIPPEIVGKNWQVQLGCQTDNIGGANNLKRAPVVHERFPLNKQMVQVRNLWGGLIYLIAPPQSKVDGVEIVVQVSVQAPYFKSGETSVADWVNGIRSAPAPWAELEFENIIITLESEFIRNLDRPDEVATLWDTIMRNIADLAERSAKFPRKERFVADVQISYGFMHAGYPIMMHSISAPELINVEEAYKSGLWGPIHELGHNQQRRVWEFPPHTTECTCNLWSVYVHEKVLRLNRAIAHPEMTLENRQARIKMYCSGGKDLNSWSMWTALETYMQLQEKFGWDAFKKVFAAYHNMSGVPDDNAGKMNLYAETFSKVVKLNLCPFFKAWGWPIQTSTEEKISHFHKWSDHPMSQYA